The DNA region CGAGGACAAAGAAAACCCAAAAGACCAGAATCCGAAACAGGGAAGAGTCCGATCCCCAGCTTCTTTAAAGGGCATGAAGAATTTCATGTCTCCGACTATCTCAGCGGCTTCTAAGATCGCCTCGTCTCCAAGAAAGAAGATACTGGCTGAGAGGAACGAACCGGCTCGGACTTCTCTTTCGTTCTCCAACGAAAAAAAACCGTTCCGGTCGGTGACATTCTCAGATGTAGTGGAGGATATCGATGCTAAGGCAGATACTGGATTGCAAGAGATCAAGATTGGAGCTGCGGATGCCAACGAGGCACTTCTCACAGCTTTTTCAATTTCAGAAGCTTTGAGATGCGAGGAAGTCTTTGATCCTGAGGTACCTCTGAGTTCTGAGACGGACTCGAAATCGTCGTCGGAGGGATCTGATTGTGTTAATCTTGACCAGACTTTCCAGACTGAAGTCGCGGATGACAAGGAGGAGGCACCTCTCACAGCTTCTTCAATTTCAGAAGCTTTGAGATTCAAGGAAGTCTTTGGTCCTGAGGTACCTCTGAGTTCCAAGATTGACTCGAAATCGTTGTCGGAGGGACCTGCTTGTGTTAATCTTGACCCGACTTTCAAGACTGAAGTCGCGGGTGACAAGGAGGAGGCACCTCTCACAGCTTCTTCAATTTCAGAAGCTTTGAGATGCGCGGAAGTCTTTGATCCTGAGTTACCTTTGCGTTCCGAGATTGACTCGAAATCGTTGTCGGAGGAACCTGATTGTGTTAAGCTTGACCCGACTTTCAAGATTAGTCCCACTTCTTCGTGTTGGTGGTCGTGTCCTATGGTAGCGCCTCTTGATGCGGACCCTTCATTGCTTCCTTATGATCCTAAAGCTAATTACCTCTCGCCGCGACCTCAGTTTCTACATTATAGGCCGAATCCACGAATTGAGCTTTATCGCAACAAGGACGGTGGTGGCAGACGACTCGAGGAAAGCTTCATTTCCGGAAGCTTTTCAGACACTGAAGTTACGGAAGAAACAGAGTCTGATGATTCACGGAAAGTAAACGAGGATGTTTCTTCAGTTGAACCAGTAAAAGAAGAAGAGCAGCAAGAAGAGATCCATGTTTCTGAAACTAACCCCGGTAGCACTGATTTGTCAGAGGACGCTACTGAAGCAAAAGGAGGGTCTAAGCAACGCTTCTTTGCGAGGTCAATATGGATTGGGCTGCTCTTGGTTCTCTCGGTTGCTGGCTTATCAATCTCAGTTTCTAATACTCCACTCATTGATCCCTCTGTGCTTAAAGTGTCTAACTTCTTTAACAATTATGACTCGTATGAAACTGCTGGATCAGCAAAAGCAAAATTTGATGGCCTAGCTCGAAATCTTTTTCTGTGGTATGCTAACTCCATCTCCTTCGTCTCCGCGCTGGCGCCAAATTTCGGAGGCGTGCATATTTCGGGTCCCCTGAGTTATTGTAACTTGACCACTTTGCCTGAGGATATTCTCGTTGATGATCTTATGTTTGGGCATAGTCATGAGGGAAGAGGAGAAAAGTTTGAACATAGTATGCTGGGTTCAATGAGGGAGACGGAAGTTGATATTGAACCACTGGAAGAGGAGGGTTCAGAAAGACTTGATGACCGGGTATATGGAGGAGAAGTAAGCCAAGAGACTGAAGAGGTTTTAGAAGAGCACGGTGCTTCAGAATTTGAGGAAGTATATGGAGGAGACGTAAGCCAAGAGACTGAAGAGGTTTTAGAAGAGCACGGTGCTTCAGAATTTGAGGAAGAGCTTCAGGCTCTAGAGGAAGATCAGGTGACTGAACTAAGTAATTTAGGAGCAGAGAAGACCGAGGAAGAAGTTTTCGCTGCCGGTAACCATGGCAGTCGGCAGCAAAGTAACTATGAGGAGCAGCCCGTTATGGTTCCACTGGCTGAAGAAGTTCAATCTGAAGTTTCGGGGGCTGGGGAACTCAACGGTGAAAGTGAGACAATTTCCCCCGCCAAAATGGATTCACGTAAAGTAGATGTAATTTCTGAAAGCGCAGAATTTTATGCGACAAAGGATGGATTTTTCAGGGAGAATATGCTGGGAATTGCTGCTTTACTATTGACACTTTTCACTGCCACAGTTTTCATCCAcgtgaagaaggaaaaaaacacaacctcaaGTGCCGCTCTAAATGCAGAGCAGCCACTGCCGATTAAGAAACTGGATTTCAGCCCAATGTCGGTTAGCACTGAGCATATTTTCCTCCAGCGACCATCTTCTAGGAACTGGCCGACTGAGGTGGACATGGAGGGAGAATCATGTCCTTCGGAAATGAGCAGCTTTCAGAGAAGCTCGTCTTACAGTAAGAAAGGAGGACTCAAGGAATCGAGTGAAGCACAGAGCCAGAAGAGGAGGGAGCAGAGGAAGAACTACAAGAGAGAGTCACTTGCCTCTTCCTCAGATTACTCCATGGGTTCGTCTTATGGGAGTTTTACTACGTACGAGAAAATTCCGATCAAGCACCACGTAAGTTATTCAAGAAAACTGCGtatcttatttaatacaaaaatcTTGCAAACTGGGTAGTAATGCATGATGCTTTTGTTTCTTTATCAGGGACACGGAGACGAGGAGACTGTAACTCCGGTTAGGCGCTCGAGCAGATTCAGAAAACAAGTCACTTCTCCATGATGAAATGACTACGaatctgttttattttctgccTTCCCCATTGCGTAGCTGCGCAATGGTATAATGTGAATGAGCAGATATTTAGttgcttttttcaaaaaagaatttGATTGCTTGTAAGTACTGTTGTTGGTACCTCTACGGATCAGTAGTTTATATCTATCGCTAATCTCAGATCCTTCTGACTTTTAATTCCATCATATTTATTGTTCACAccattcttatatttttttgaatttcactAGAAAAATCCAAATTCATTATCATCATCAGGAAAAAGAGTAGTATTCCAATTTCCACCCGTCGTAATTTGATGAACTCCTCCACCAAATTCCATTATCATCAGGCACTTTGACTTTACACATATGCTGGAGATTGAAACCCAACAGTGGACCCCATCATCACTATAGGCCGAGGGTTGTGCCATTCGGCCGATGACATTGCCTAATGTCTTTTTCAATACTGCCTCTAATCTCTTTTATCTCCAGACTCCACCCATCACCTAAGTTACTGTTtggtcatgaaaaattttcattttaaatataaaatttttattttattattataatttttctaaatcttcatataaaatataataaataatttaatttttttcttactttttcaaatctcaaaataataataatattaaaatataatattttaatatttaattttaaaactcaaaatttttatctaaaaattctCAGTGACCAAGCAAAacctaatatataaatattaggtTAATGACATTATTTGGGTTCCTTCATGGTACTCCTTTCTTATgagttaatataaaaataaggaTGCGCTATTAATGACATTATtcattagattaatttttatcattttaataaaaaaaatacttatatgaATGTTGCCAtgtcaatataatatataataagaatgcaaaaaaatttgtaaaagataaataatatttacaattatagagTCTACAAATGTCgcgcttttttaaaaaataaatacatataaaataataattttttagtaataaactcaattatttttcaaaataagtgtACGACATTTATACAACCAATCTAATATTACTGTATGTGACACTTTATATAATAAGATGATAAGGGTAAGTGGTGCATGAGATCTAACATTATTTGAGAATGAGAAggtcttactctttataaggtttcaatagagtttcaattatattattaatcgGTCATTTTAGAGTATAAGATATGTGGTTTGGACCTTCTAttgaaaatttacaaaattgtgatactccatatgataaggataatggtAGGTAGTatatgagatctcacattgtTTTTTCTAAAGTTCCAATGGAGtttcaattatattattgacCGGTCATTTTAGAGTATATACCATGTGGTTTTGATCTTTCATTGGGGCGTTATAAAAATTGTGATACtccatatgataagaataagagTAGGCAATGTATGAGATTCCACGTtgcatgaaaataaaaagttattgctttttataaagttataatGTGGCTCTGATGGTTTGGATCTTCTATTGAGACGTTATAACTGATATCAGAGTCCATCCCAATTAGAAATGTGGGATTTGAGTTATGTCCCCTACTATGGACTGGTCTGACGAGGATATCAAAAATTTATGAGAGGAAAATTATAATGCTCCTATATGATAAGAGGATATGGATAAgtag from Carya illinoinensis cultivar Pawnee chromosome 6, C.illinoinensisPawnee_v1, whole genome shotgun sequence includes:
- the LOC122314055 gene encoding uncharacterized protein LOC122314055 → MAVPSNKSSSSQAILSRANLNSRNSESSNPIRRSFSGNPFTRPSIVANPRGFNPNTPANSPSDFTRRNSMGREGVAFLRDHEDKENPKDQNPKQGRVRSPASLKGMKNFMSPTISAASKIASSPRKKILAERNEPARTSLSFSNEKKPFRSVTFSDVVEDIDAKADTGLQEIKIGAADANEALLTAFSISEALRCEEVFDPEVPLSSETDSKSSSEGSDCVNLDQTFQTEVADDKEEAPLTASSISEALRFKEVFGPEVPLSSKIDSKSLSEGPACVNLDPTFKTEVAGDKEEAPLTASSISEALRCAEVFDPELPLRSEIDSKSLSEEPDCVKLDPTFKISPTSSCWWSCPMVAPLDADPSLLPYDPKANYLSPRPQFLHYRPNPRIELYRNKDGGGRRLEESFISGSFSDTEVTEETESDDSRKVNEDVSSVEPVKEEEQQEEIHVSETNPGSTDLSEDATEAKGGSKQRFFARSIWIGLLLVLSVAGLSISVSNTPLIDPSVLKVSNFFNNYDSYETAGSAKAKFDGLARNLFLWYANSISFVSALAPNFGGVHISGPLSYCNLTTLPEDILVDDLMFGHSHEGRGEKFEHSMLGSMRETEVDIEPLEEEGSERLDDRVYGGEVSQETEEVLEEHGASEFEEVYGGDVSQETEEVLEEHGASEFEEELQALEEDQVTELSNLGAEKTEEEVFAAGNHGSRQQSNYEEQPVMVPLAEEVQSEVSGAGELNGESETISPAKMDSRKVDVISESAEFYATKDGFFRENMLGIAALLLTLFTATVFIHVKKEKNTTSSAALNAEQPLPIKKLDFSPMSVSTEHIFLQRPSSRNWPTEVDMEGESCPSEMSSFQRSSSYSKKGGLKESSEAQSQKRREQRKNYKRESLASSSDYSMGSSYGSFTTYEKIPIKHHGHGDEETVTPVRRSSRFRKQVTSP